From Cellulomonas dongxiuzhuiae, the proteins below share one genomic window:
- a CDS encoding RecQ family ATP-dependent DNA helicase — protein MPPHTAAPANAVDRVALRAQAEEVLRQLVGRQDARLHEDQWQAVEALVADHRRVLVVQRTGWGKSAVYFVATALLRRGAAGPPRGATIIVSPLLALMRNQVDAARRAGIAAETLNSANQQDWQDVHARIAAGEVDVLLVSPERLNNPGFRDEVLPRLAADAGLVVVDEAHCVSDWGHDFRPDYRRIGTLLGDLPAGVPVLATTATANERVTADVAEQLAVTDVGGAAPDGTLVLRGTLDRPSLRLQVTQLPDVATRLAWLAATLPTLEGSGIVYCLTIAAVDQVTEHLRSAGLDVRAYTGQTDPTERESIEADLLANRVKALVATSALGMGYDKPDLGFVVHMGAPSSPIAYYQQVGRAGRATARADVVLLPGHDDQAIWEWFASTAFPPEDQVRATLAALDAQGTLSTAALETFVSLRRSRLEGMLKVLDVDGAVRRVRGGWESTGRPWTYDGERYARVTAARRAEQRTMLDYQATDGCRMAFLRAALDDPELPDGWRCGRCDRCTGTAVGAVPDATAVEHARELLSVPGEPVTARRQWPSGLGTLGLDLKGRIAAGEQVGEGRAVGRLDALGWGGPLREALREQVPSELPPNLRPAVRTVLDAWEPQVDAVVAVASESRAALVEHLAAGTARLLGVPLLGALVPTGSPARHDVNSAQRLADVLRHLDLPPDVAEGVHGLRILLVDDRTDTGWTLTVAGRMLRRAGATDVLPFVLGVG, from the coding sequence ATGCCCCCGCACACCGCCGCGCCCGCGAACGCCGTCGACCGGGTCGCGCTGCGCGCACAGGCCGAGGAGGTGCTGCGCCAGCTCGTCGGCCGCCAGGACGCGCGGCTGCACGAGGACCAGTGGCAGGCCGTCGAGGCGCTCGTCGCGGACCACCGCCGCGTTCTGGTGGTGCAGCGCACGGGGTGGGGCAAGTCCGCCGTCTACTTCGTCGCGACCGCGCTGCTGCGTCGCGGGGCTGCCGGTCCGCCGCGCGGCGCGACCATCATCGTGTCCCCGCTGCTCGCGCTCATGCGCAACCAGGTGGACGCCGCCCGCCGCGCCGGCATCGCGGCCGAGACGCTCAACTCGGCCAACCAGCAGGACTGGCAGGACGTGCACGCGCGGATCGCCGCCGGCGAGGTCGACGTGCTCCTCGTCTCCCCCGAGCGGCTCAACAACCCCGGTTTCCGGGACGAGGTCCTGCCGCGGCTCGCCGCGGACGCCGGCCTCGTCGTGGTGGACGAGGCCCACTGCGTGTCCGACTGGGGGCACGACTTCCGGCCCGACTACCGGCGCATCGGCACGCTGCTGGGGGACCTGCCGGCCGGCGTCCCGGTCCTGGCGACGACCGCGACCGCCAACGAGCGCGTGACGGCCGACGTGGCCGAGCAGCTCGCCGTGACCGACGTCGGTGGTGCGGCGCCGGACGGCACGCTCGTGCTGCGCGGCACGCTCGACCGCCCGAGCCTGCGGCTGCAGGTCACGCAGCTGCCCGACGTCGCGACGCGGCTGGCGTGGCTCGCCGCGACCCTGCCGACGCTCGAGGGCTCGGGCATCGTGTACTGCCTGACGATCGCCGCGGTCGACCAGGTGACCGAGCACCTGCGCTCCGCCGGGCTCGACGTGCGCGCGTACACGGGGCAGACCGACCCGACGGAGCGCGAGTCGATCGAGGCGGACCTCCTCGCGAACCGGGTGAAGGCCCTGGTCGCGACCTCGGCGCTCGGCATGGGCTACGACAAGCCCGACCTGGGCTTCGTCGTGCACATGGGTGCCCCGTCCTCGCCCATCGCGTACTACCAGCAGGTCGGGCGCGCCGGTCGCGCGACGGCGCGCGCCGACGTCGTCCTGCTGCCCGGTCACGACGACCAGGCGATCTGGGAGTGGTTCGCGTCGACCGCGTTCCCGCCGGAGGACCAGGTCCGCGCGACGCTCGCGGCGCTCGACGCGCAGGGCACGCTGTCGACGGCCGCGCTCGAGACGTTCGTCAGCCTGCGCCGCAGCCGCCTCGAGGGGATGCTCAAGGTGCTCGACGTCGACGGTGCGGTGCGCCGCGTCCGCGGCGGCTGGGAGTCGACCGGCCGGCCGTGGACCTACGACGGCGAGCGGTACGCGCGGGTCACCGCAGCCCGCCGGGCCGAGCAGCGCACGATGCTGGACTACCAGGCGACCGACGGCTGCCGGATGGCGTTCCTGCGCGCCGCCCTCGACGACCCCGAGCTGCCCGACGGCTGGCGCTGCGGCCGGTGCGACCGCTGCACGGGGACGGCGGTCGGAGCCGTGCCGGACGCGACGGCCGTGGAGCACGCGCGCGAGCTGCTCTCGGTGCCCGGTGAGCCCGTCACGGCGCGGCGGCAGTGGCCGTCGGGCCTGGGCACGCTCGGCCTCGACCTCAAGGGCCGCATCGCGGCGGGCGAGCAGGTGGGTGAGGGTCGTGCGGTCGGGCGCCTCGACGCGCTCGGCTGGGGCGGTCCGCTGCGCGAGGCCCTGCGCGAGCAGGTCCCGTCCGAGCTGCCCCCGAACCTGCGCCCGGCGGTCCGCACCGTCCTCGACGCCTGGGAGCCGCAGGTCGACGCGGTGGTCGCGGTCGCGTCCGAGAGCCGCGCCGCGCTGGTGGAGCACCTCGCCGCGGGCACGGCCCGGCTCCTGGGCGTGCCCCTGCTGGGCGCGCTCGTCCCCACGGGGTCGCCGGCCCGGCACGACGTGAACTCGGCGCAGCGGCTCGCCGACGTGCTGCGCCACCTCGACCTGCCGCCCGACGTCGCCGAGGGCGTCCACGGGCTGCGGATCCTGCTGGTCGACGACCGCACGGACACCGGGTGGACGCTGACCGTCGCCGGACGCATGCTGCGCCGTGCGGGCGCGACCGACGTGCTGCCGTTCGTCCTCGGGGTGGGCTGA
- a CDS encoding histidinol-phosphate transaminase — translation MTAAPDLSPGTLPLRPELVGLEPYGAPQLDVPVALNVNENPYAPSEEVVADVAAAVAAATRGLNRYPDRDFAELRADLAAYLEVESGVHREPEQMWAANGSNEVMLHLLQAFGGPGRTALSFAPTYSMYPEYARDTSTAWVMGRRAEDFTLDPERARATVAEYRPSVVLLASPNNPTGTALPLDTVRAVLDAASRVPGGCVVVVDEAYGEFRRSGTPSALELLDAHPHLAVTRTMSKAFGLAGARVGYLSASRELVDALRVVRLPYHLSAVTQAVARAALRHAPQLMAQVGSLRAERDALVTWLRERGFDAADSDANFVLFGRFDDRHAVWQGLLDRGVLVRVTGPEGWLRVSVGTPAETSAFKDALVEVTGR, via the coding sequence GTGACCGCAGCCCCTGACCTGTCGCCCGGCACGCTGCCGCTGCGCCCCGAGCTCGTCGGCCTCGAGCCGTACGGCGCGCCGCAGCTCGACGTCCCGGTCGCGCTCAACGTCAACGAGAACCCGTACGCGCCGTCCGAGGAGGTCGTCGCGGACGTCGCGGCCGCCGTCGCCGCGGCGACGCGCGGGCTCAACCGCTACCCGGACCGCGACTTCGCCGAGCTGCGCGCCGACCTGGCCGCGTACCTCGAGGTCGAGTCGGGCGTGCACCGCGAGCCCGAGCAGATGTGGGCGGCGAACGGCTCGAACGAGGTCATGCTGCACCTCCTGCAGGCGTTCGGCGGGCCCGGCCGCACCGCGCTGTCGTTCGCGCCGACGTACTCGATGTACCCCGAGTACGCGCGCGACACCTCGACCGCCTGGGTCATGGGGCGCCGCGCCGAGGACTTCACGCTCGATCCCGAGCGCGCGCGTGCGACCGTGGCGGAGTACCGGCCGAGCGTCGTGCTGCTCGCGAGCCCCAACAACCCGACCGGCACCGCGCTGCCGCTCGACACCGTCCGCGCCGTGCTCGACGCGGCGTCGCGCGTGCCGGGCGGCTGCGTCGTCGTCGTCGACGAGGCGTACGGCGAGTTCCGGCGTTCCGGGACCCCGTCGGCGCTCGAGCTGCTCGACGCCCACCCGCACCTGGCCGTGACCCGCACCATGTCGAAGGCGTTCGGGCTGGCCGGCGCGCGGGTCGGGTACCTGTCGGCGTCGCGCGAGCTGGTCGACGCGCTGCGGGTCGTGCGGCTGCCTTACCACCTGTCGGCCGTGACCCAGGCCGTGGCCCGCGCCGCGCTGCGCCACGCACCGCAGCTGATGGCGCAGGTGGGCTCGCTGCGGGCCGAGCGGGACGCTCTCGTCACGTGGCTGCGGGAGCGCGGGTTCGACGCCGCGGACTCCGACGCCAACTTCGTGCTGTTCGGCAGGTTCGACGACCGCCACGCGGTCTGGCAGGGTCTGCTCGACCGCGGGGTCCTCGTGCGTGTCACGGGCCCCGAGGGGTGGCTGCGGGTGTCGGTCGGCACCCCGGCGGAGACGTCGGCGTTCAAGGACGCCCTGGTGGAGGTGACGGGACGATGA
- the hisB gene encoding imidazoleglycerol-phosphate dehydratase HisB, with translation MSEARRRTARIERSTSESSVLVELDLDGTGRTQIDTSVPFYDHMLTALGKHSLIDLTVQAKGDTHIDVHHTVEDTAIVLGQALREALGDKRGIARYGDATVPLDEALAQAVVDVSGRPYLVHTGEPAGQEYHLIGGHFTGSLTAHVLESIAHHAAFSMHVRVLAGRDPHHIVEAQFKALARALRAAVALDPRVDGVPSTKGAL, from the coding sequence ATGAGTGAGGCACGCCGCCGTACGGCGCGCATCGAGCGCAGCACGAGCGAGTCCAGCGTGCTGGTCGAGCTCGACCTCGACGGCACGGGACGCACGCAGATCGACACGAGCGTGCCGTTCTACGACCACATGCTCACGGCGCTCGGCAAGCACTCGCTCATCGACCTGACGGTGCAGGCGAAGGGCGACACCCACATCGACGTGCACCACACGGTCGAGGACACCGCCATCGTCCTGGGTCAGGCGCTGCGCGAGGCGCTGGGGGACAAGCGCGGCATCGCGCGGTACGGCGACGCGACGGTCCCGCTCGACGAGGCGCTGGCGCAGGCGGTCGTCGACGTGTCCGGGCGGCCGTACCTCGTGCACACCGGTGAGCCCGCCGGGCAGGAGTACCACCTCATCGGCGGGCACTTCACGGGGTCCCTGACGGCCCACGTGCTCGAGTCGATCGCGCACCACGCCGCGTTCAGCATGCACGTCCGTGTGCTCGCGGGGCGCGACCCGCACCACATCGTCGAGGCGCAGTTCAAGGCGCTCGCCCGCGCGCTGCGTGCGGCGGTCGCGCTCGACCCGCGCGTCGACGGCGTCCCGTCCACGAAGGGCGCGCTGTGA
- the hisH gene encoding imidazole glycerol phosphate synthase subunit HisH, with amino-acid sequence MSPRVVVLDYGFGNVRSAVRALSRVGADVVLTADKQAALDADGLVVPGVGAFAACMAGLRGVGGDRIVDRRLAGGRPVLGICVGMQVMFDEGVEHGVRAEGLGEWPGVVDRLEADVVPHMGWAQVAPPPGSMLFDGLEDERFYFVHSYAARTFPLAEQAPVGDHPLPAPLVTWSEHGGPFVAAVENGPLAATQFHPEKSGDAGAQLLSHWVDSLR; translated from the coding sequence GTGTCTCCCCGTGTTGTCGTACTGGACTATGGCTTCGGCAACGTGCGATCCGCGGTGCGCGCGCTCTCCCGGGTCGGTGCCGACGTCGTGCTGACCGCCGACAAGCAGGCGGCGCTCGACGCCGACGGCCTCGTCGTGCCCGGCGTCGGCGCGTTCGCCGCGTGCATGGCCGGTCTGCGTGGTGTCGGCGGCGACCGGATCGTCGACCGGCGGCTCGCCGGGGGGCGTCCCGTCCTGGGCATCTGCGTGGGCATGCAGGTCATGTTCGACGAGGGCGTCGAGCACGGCGTGCGCGCCGAGGGTCTCGGCGAGTGGCCCGGCGTGGTCGACCGCCTCGAGGCGGACGTCGTCCCGCACATGGGCTGGGCGCAGGTGGCGCCGCCCCCCGGGTCGATGCTGTTCGACGGGCTCGAGGACGAGCGCTTCTACTTCGTCCACTCCTACGCGGCGCGGACCTTCCCGCTGGCCGAGCAGGCACCAGTGGGGGACCACCCCCTGCCCGCCCCGCTGGTCACCTGGTCGGAGCACGGCGGCCCGTTCGTGGCCGCGGTCGAGAACGGCCCGCTCGCGGCCACCCAGTTCCACCCTGAGAAGTCCGGCGACGCCGGCGCGCAGCTGCTGTCCCACTGGGTCGACTCGCTGCGCTGA
- the priA gene encoding bifunctional 1-(5-phosphoribosyl)-5-((5-phosphoribosylamino)methylideneamino)imidazole-4-carboxamide isomerase/phosphoribosylanthranilate isomerase PriA has product MTSTREPRLELLPAVDVANGQAVRLVQGEAQSATSYGDPLAAALDWYAGGAEWIHLVDLDAAFGRGSNAVLLGHVAAELANKGVKVEISGGIRDDESLERALATGATRVNLGTAALEDPEWTARVIASHGEQIAVGLDVRGTTLAARGWTQEGGDLWEVLARLDAAGCSRYVVTDVTKDGTLRGPNVDLLREVCARTSAPVVASGGIASLDDVRALRTLVPVGVEGAIVGKALYANAFTLPQALDVAGRP; this is encoded by the coding sequence ATGACTTCCACGCGTGAGCCCAGGCTCGAGCTGCTGCCCGCCGTCGACGTCGCCAACGGCCAGGCCGTGCGGCTCGTGCAGGGCGAGGCGCAGTCGGCGACCTCGTACGGCGACCCCCTGGCCGCCGCCCTCGACTGGTACGCGGGCGGTGCGGAGTGGATCCACCTGGTCGACCTCGACGCGGCCTTCGGGCGCGGCAGCAACGCGGTCCTGCTCGGCCACGTCGCCGCGGAGCTCGCGAACAAGGGCGTCAAGGTCGAGATCTCGGGCGGCATCCGCGACGACGAGTCGCTCGAGCGGGCCCTGGCCACGGGCGCGACGCGCGTCAACCTCGGCACGGCAGCCCTCGAGGACCCCGAGTGGACGGCCCGCGTCATCGCGTCGCACGGCGAGCAGATCGCGGTCGGGCTCGACGTGCGCGGCACGACGCTCGCGGCGCGCGGCTGGACGCAGGAGGGCGGCGACCTGTGGGAGGTGCTGGCGCGTCTCGACGCGGCCGGTTGCTCGCGGTACGTCGTCACCGACGTCACCAAGGACGGCACGCTGCGCGGCCCCAACGTGGACCTGCTGCGCGAGGTGTGCGCCCGGACGTCGGCGCCCGTGGTCGCGTCGGGCGGCATCGCGAGCCTGGACGACGTGCGCGCGCTGCGGACGCTGGTGCCGGTGGGCGTCGAGGGCGCGATCGTCGGCAAGGCGCTGTACGCGAACGCGTTCACGCTGCCGCAGGCCCTGGACGTCGCCGGACGCCCGTGA
- a CDS encoding SseB family protein, with translation MTGRELPPSSPFAGDDGSPDPGLTAVLARHAVGDAALADVVAALAPTRVLVPVLAELEAAGVVEHDGHAHTVDKEASAGIVALRTPDGRTALPVFSGVAAMARWRPDARPVPTPVPRAALSAVAEGWEVLVLDPAGPVTVALPRTAVYALAQGLAWRPAVLDGRVDDEVRAAVGAALAHVRLVVAADAVPGTRAEVAVRLALPAGLDRAGLDRVLAEVNDALAHDPVVAARVDSLELRVRPA, from the coding sequence GTGACGGGCCGCGAGCTGCCGCCGTCGTCCCCGTTCGCGGGCGACGACGGGTCGCCGGACCCCGGTCTGACGGCGGTCCTCGCACGTCACGCGGTCGGTGACGCCGCACTCGCCGACGTCGTCGCGGCGCTCGCCCCCACGCGCGTGCTGGTGCCCGTCCTGGCCGAGCTCGAGGCGGCGGGTGTCGTCGAGCACGACGGCCACGCGCACACTGTCGACAAGGAGGCGTCGGCCGGCATCGTCGCGCTGCGCACGCCGGACGGCCGCACCGCGCTGCCCGTCTTCTCGGGCGTGGCGGCCATGGCGCGGTGGCGGCCCGACGCGCGGCCCGTCCCGACGCCCGTGCCCCGCGCCGCCCTCTCCGCGGTCGCGGAGGGCTGGGAGGTGCTCGTCCTGGACCCCGCCGGCCCGGTGACCGTCGCGCTGCCCCGGACCGCCGTGTACGCGCTGGCCCAGGGGCTGGCGTGGCGGCCCGCGGTGCTCGACGGGCGCGTCGACGACGAGGTGCGTGCCGCGGTGGGCGCGGCGCTCGCGCACGTGCGCCTCGTCGTGGCGGCCGATGCGGTCCCCGGGACGCGCGCCGAGGTCGCGGTCCGGCTCGCGCTGCCCGCGGGCCTCGACCGTGCCGGTCTCGACCGGGTGCTGGCGGAGGTCAACGACGCGCTCGCGCACGACCCGGTCGTCGCCGCGCGCGTGGACTCCCTGGAGCTGCGGGTGCGCCCCGCCTGA